CGCAGCCTTAGAGCAGGGAATTTCTCCCAACACTACCTATCCTTGTACCAGCCTCAACTGGTCTGGACAAATCTTCGCTGGGTGTCGCTCTGGAGGGGGCAGCCAAGACCTATGGCAAGGATTAGCCCAGTCAGAAAATGTGATAGCCCTACGAGTGGCCCAGGAGGTGGGACTGCCAAGGGTAATTCAGACGGCGCGGCGATTAGGCATCCAGTCTGAGCTACGAGCTACCCCTGGCTTAGTGTTGGGAGAAAGTGAAGTCACACCCTTAGAAATGACTGGAGCCTTTGCAGTGCTAGCCAATCGAGGTGTTGCCCACCCTCCCCATGCAATTCGGCGCATTCTGGATGGTTCTGTCTGCGGTCAGCGCGATGACCCCAAAACCTGCCGTTTAATCTATGACCAGGCCCTAGACCCAGAGAGCCAGCGCACTGTCTTGGCTCCACAGATTGCCGATACCATGACCCAAATGCTGGAGGGCGTTGTTCAAGGGGGAACAGGGCGGAATGCTGCCCTTGGTTCTGTTGCTGTAGCTGGCAAGACTGGCACCACCAATAACAATGCCGATTTGTGGTTTATTGGCTATATTCCCAGCCAGTCCTTGGTTACAGGGGTATGGTTAGGAACTGACGAACTAACCCCTACCCGTGGTAGTAGTGCTCTAGCGGCATCCCTCTGGGGCGATTACATGCACAAACTTGTGAATTGATGAGGTAAACTCTTGCGTTCATCTAGCTTGCTCGAATTCATTGAGCCTAGAGGTGATTTTTGATCGGTAGGGCAAGTCTGTGAACCAGCTAATAAGAATCTTTCTTCAAAAGAAAATTTGCCTACTAATTTGCCTACTAAGGTTGCATCTAGTCTCCAGTTATTGATGTCTCTCAAGTAAGTTCTAGATTTCCACTTCGCGATTTGATGGGTTGATTAGCACAACTACTTGCAAACTAGTCTCATTAAGCTATATAGTTTTCAAGAATCGTAAAAATAACTTGATGTTGACTAGTCTGCTTCAGGCCTGTACTGGAGTTGCTTATTCTGCGCGATAAGGGGCAAAATCATGCAAAGATTAGGTGAAACTCTAGCAGCAGCCGGGATTGTGGCTATTCCGTTGCTGATTTTTTCCATTGTGGCGATCGCCCTCATTACTGAGCGCATTGTGTTTTGGTATCGCATCAATCGCCGTCAGACTAAGGTAGTGCGAGAGTCGCTGGCTCTTTATCGCCAAGATCCATCCCTTGCCCAAGAGAAGTTAGAACAAAATGTGGATTTGCCTATTGCCCGCATTTTTCTAGAAGCCATGTCCCTAGAAGATGCAGAGCCAGATGAACTAGCTTTGGCCATTGATGGTGCAACTCAGGCGGAGGTGCCTGTCATCAAACGGTTTAATAACGTGTTCGATACGATCGTTACCCTGTCTCCCCTTTTAGGATTGTTGGGCACCGTGCTGGGATTAATTCGTTCCTTTGCGGCTCTCAACCTAGGTGACATTGGCGGCACCAAGACTGTAGGGGTTACGACTGGCATTAGCGAAGCCTTGACCTCAACGGCCTTTGGATTGATTGTTGCGGTGGTTACGCTGTTTTTTGCCAATACCTTTCGTGGATTCTATCTGCGGCAACTGGCGATGATTCAGGAATACTCTGCCGAGTTAGAGCTTCTCTATCGCCGCCGCCGGAAGCAACTACAGTCATCTCTGGAGGTGTCCTATGCGACGACGCTTGATCGTTGAGCCAGAGGCACCGCCTCAGATCAACATTGTGCCGATGATTGATGTGATTTTTGCGATTCTCACATT
This genomic interval from Cyanobacteriota bacterium contains the following:
- a CDS encoding penicillin-binding transpeptidase domain-containing protein, whose protein sequence is AALEQGISPNTTYPCTSLNWSGQIFAGCRSGGGSQDLWQGLAQSENVIALRVAQEVGLPRVIQTARRLGIQSELRATPGLVLGESEVTPLEMTGAFAVLANRGVAHPPHAIRRILDGSVCGQRDDPKTCRLIYDQALDPESQRTVLAPQIADTMTQMLEGVVQGGTGRNAALGSVAVAGKTGTTNNNADLWFIGYIPSQSLVTGVWLGTDELTPTRGSSALAASLWGDYMHKLVN
- a CDS encoding MotA/TolQ/ExbB proton channel family protein; translation: MQRLGETLAAAGIVAIPLLIFSIVAIALITERIVFWYRINRRQTKVVRESLALYRQDPSLAQEKLEQNVDLPIARIFLEAMSLEDAEPDELALAIDGATQAEVPVIKRFNNVFDTIVTLSPLLGLLGTVLGLIRSFAALNLGDIGGTKTVGVTTGISEALTSTAFGLIVAVVTLFFANTFRGFYLRQLAMIQEYSAELELLYRRRRKQLQSSLEVSYATTLDR